From Methanococcus maripaludis, the proteins below share one genomic window:
- a CDS encoding DUF2254 family protein codes for MDMFKVYSLFLIAMFLIVKYWRNKENIDPKIKPYIKYIKEQCPKLKKILGLSSLISFLIYFYLPVSADISSNNIENLFKTASSGISILGAFIVAFSVATINSTSNNYSTRILDLFMNKSFFKAYLFLIILSLGFSSIIGAFLPSTNLLSSFIVFFGLMVLVSNFIALFFYIDEIIKFMKPENTVKNVLDEIKFEDTKEYLSKIKLGFFGKNENHFSKYPLQYLDLLFRKTADSRDKEVFKYLLEETHKKFEDFESKLYVEYSKTNDLQTYVKLPCYFATFYYGLLKNPNINHNEDYTRDIIKNMHLISDIVKKRDINWSINDGIDVRQFLDKYRTIVYLSKKQIFEEFQRRRLLFIYREMILIAVNALKSPKFLETTFGSALSVEIEEILKGIIDSDLGKDYFLNVLFVLSQCNYDLFINKIHDTDDFFNFSSYLLFKKIKELYGSDGFDFNDHLVVENSVIYFLMEYLFSEKDNFSENLNYLLELYKLGDNDVTNPHNGVNFELDQIRKNKFLNIAGTHKKTQLTSEQYDKFLKLYDEFQKKTYEMRVNKKKEDEPDVIIITDQMYSFQLK; via the coding sequence ATGGATATGTTTAAAGTATATTCGCTCTTTTTAATCGCAATGTTTCTTATTGTTAAATATTGGCGCAATAAAGAGAATATTGATCCCAAAATAAAGCCATATATCAAATATATTAAAGAACAATGCCCAAAACTGAAAAAAATTTTAGGTTTATCTTCCTTAATTTCATTTTTAATTTATTTTTATCTGCCTGTATCTGCAGATATTTCAAGCAATAATATTGAAAATCTTTTTAAAACAGCAAGTTCGGGAATATCAATATTGGGTGCATTTATTGTCGCGTTTTCAGTTGCAACAATAAATTCAACTTCGAATAATTATTCAACCCGTATTTTAGACCTATTTATGAATAAAAGTTTTTTTAAAGCTTATTTATTTTTAATAATTTTATCTTTAGGGTTTAGTTCAATTATCGGGGCATTTCTACCTTCAACTAATTTATTAAGTTCTTTTATAGTATTCTTTGGATTAATGGTGCTCGTTTCTAACTTTATTGCTTTATTTTTTTATATCGATGAAATTATAAAGTTTATGAAACCCGAAAATACTGTAAAAAATGTATTGGATGAAATTAAATTTGAAGATACCAAAGAATATCTTTCAAAGATTAAATTGGGATTTTTTGGAAAAAATGAAAACCATTTTTCAAAATATCCCCTACAATATTTAGATCTTTTATTCAGAAAAACTGCAGATAGTCGAGATAAGGAGGTTTTTAAATATTTACTTGAAGAAACTCATAAAAAATTTGAAGATTTTGAAAGTAAATTATATGTTGAATACTCAAAAACAAATGATTTACAAACTTATGTAAAGTTACCTTGTTATTTTGCTACTTTTTATTATGGCCTTTTAAAAAATCCAAATATCAACCATAATGAAGACTATACTCGTGATATAATTAAAAATATGCACTTAATTAGTGATATTGTCAAAAAAAGAGATATAAACTGGAGTATCAATGACGGAATCGATGTTAGACAATTTCTTGATAAGTATAGGACTATAGTATATTTATCCAAAAAACAAATTTTTGAGGAATTTCAAAGACGTAGGTTACTATTCATTTACCGAGAAATGATATTAATTGCAGTAAATGCATTAAAATCTCCAAAATTTTTAGAAACAACTTTTGGATCAGCATTATCTGTTGAAATAGAGGAGATATTAAAGGGGATTATTGATTCAGATCTCGGAAAGGATTATTTTCTTAACGTATTGTTTGTACTTAGCCAATGCAACTACGATTTATTTATAAATAAAATACACGACACTGACGATTTTTTTAATTTTTCGTCTTATTTGTTATTTAAAAAAATTAAAGAACTCTATGGTAGTGATGGTTTCGATTTTAATGATCATTTGGTAGTTGAAAACAGTGTAATTTATTTCTTAATGGAGTATTTATTTTCGGAAAAAGACAATTTTTCAGAGAATTTAAATTATTTGCTTGAATTATACAAATTAGGGGATAATGACGTAACAAATCCGCATAACGGAGTAAATTTTGAGTTAGATCAAATCAGAAAAAACAAATTTTTGAATATTGCAGGAACCCATAAAAAAACACAATTAACTTCAGAACAATACGATAAATTCTTAAAATTATATGATGAATTCCAAAAAAAGACTTATGAGATGCGCGTGAACAAAAAAAAGGAAGATGAACCAGATGTTATTATCATAACCGATCAAATGTATTCTTTTCAACTTAAATAA
- a CDS encoding rhomboid family intramembrane serine protease, producing MDHLKYNMLYLIIFGYIVEYKLNLKTYLFLLMSIWLIPLISFTAYWIINEKPINYSGIGISGVVYGFMYISYYFMGNFVFNKTKFSKSNGFWSSFMFALFFSVLTFLIDFSVSNCGGGMVHFSGIAVSAFFCYHNYYKKEIIV from the coding sequence ATGGATCATTTAAAATATAACATGCTGTATTTGATTATTTTTGGATATATTGTAGAATATAAACTAAATCTTAAAACATATTTATTTTTATTAATGTCCATATGGCTGATTCCATTAATCTCATTCACTGCATACTGGATTATTAATGAAAAACCGATAAATTATTCCGGAATAGGTATTTCAGGAGTTGTTTATGGATTTATGTATATTTCTTATTATTTTATGGGTAATTTTGTATTTAATAAGACTAAGTTTTCAAAAAGTAATGGATTTTGGTCAAGCTTTATGTTTGCATTGTTTTTTTCAGTTCTAACTTTTCTGATCGATTTTTCAGTATCAAATTGTGGAGGAGGAATGGTTCACTTTTCCGGAATTGCGGTTTCTGCATTTTTTTGTTATCATAATTATTATAAAAAAGAAATAATAGTTTAA
- the dph2 gene encoding diphthamide biosynthesis enzyme Dph2 — MWDLETDKVLNEIKTKNARKVLFQAPEGLKRAVEKEIEFLKTKIDSELMIWGETCFGACDLCDEEVKILGIDLIIHYGHEELSYVHSEIPVVFVHAYFKENEYFLKDVENILEKMENSTVTTTIQFKKALSKFNPVVILGCRAPVENAENVLFVGTGRFHPLMMAYKLKKTVRIYNPITREISEISDQEIKKLIKLRIGRVSKLLLNPPKKIGVVLSTKKGQCRLKSFENVIELLKKNNIEYIPIILNNVSQSYLFYKVDAYVICACPRIVMDDYQNYESTLITPEELRMYLSNDFEYKFDEILENNFY; from the coding sequence ATGTGGGATTTAGAGACAGATAAAGTCTTAAACGAGATAAAAACAAAAAATGCGAGAAAAGTATTATTCCAAGCACCAGAAGGACTTAAAAGGGCAGTTGAAAAGGAAATAGAATTTTTAAAAACCAAAATAGATTCAGAACTCATGATATGGGGCGAAACATGTTTTGGAGCGTGTGATCTGTGCGATGAAGAAGTTAAAATTTTAGGAATAGATTTAATTATTCATTACGGGCACGAAGAACTTTCTTACGTTCATTCAGAAATTCCTGTGGTATTCGTTCACGCTTATTTTAAAGAAAACGAGTATTTTTTGAAAGACGTTGAAAATATCCTTGAAAAAATGGAAAATTCAACCGTTACGACAACAATTCAGTTTAAAAAAGCACTTTCAAAGTTTAATCCTGTCGTAATTTTGGGATGCCGGGCTCCGGTCGAAAATGCAGAAAACGTCCTTTTTGTTGGAACTGGAAGGTTTCACCCACTTATGATGGCTTATAAACTAAAAAAAACTGTTAGAATTTATAACCCAATTACTAGAGAAATTTCTGAAATAAGTGACCAAGAGATAAAAAAACTGATAAAATTGAGAATCGGGCGAGTTTCAAAGTTATTATTAAATCCTCCTAAAAAAATTGGTGTGGTTTTATCAACTAAAAAAGGACAGTGCAGATTAAAGTCGTTTGAAAACGTAATTGAACTTTTAAAGAAGAATAACATTGAATATATTCCAATAATTTTAAACAACGTATCTCAAAGCTATTTATTTTACAAAGTCGATGCATACGTTATCTGCGCATGTCCGAGAATTGTAATGGACGACTACCAAAATTACGAAAGCACGTTAATAACTCCAGAAGAGCTCAGAATGTACCTTTCAAACGATTTTGAGTACAAATTCGACGAAATTTTAGAGAATAATTTCTACTAA
- a CDS encoding aminoglycoside phosphotransferase family protein gives MFKGINGNESWDIIEEVNKGWSEDKKYHIITKNKENLLLRISDIKFYERKQKEYDILLELSKLDFEMSKPVDFGICESGVYMLLTWVEGEDLETAILKKNTMEQYNLGIKSGKILKKIHSLNISSNLDSWEKRFNKKIGMKIKAYLECPLKYENGEVFIEYINRNRHLLKDIRSTLQHGDYHVGNMILTNNDDIAIIDFNRYDFGDPYEEFNRIIWDVEVSKPFAVGKLDGYFNGNIPEKFFQLLALYISVNTISSLPWAIPFGEEQINIMTEQAAKALIDYDYFNTAIPKWYTDSKCMIIKEFQDKK, from the coding sequence ATGTTTAAAGGGATTAATGGAAACGAATCATGGGATATCATTGAAGAAGTGAATAAGGGGTGGTCGGAAGATAAAAAATACCATATTATCACGAAGAATAAAGAAAATCTCCTGCTTAGAATATCAGATATTAAATTCTACGAAAGAAAACAGAAAGAATACGATATACTACTTGAACTTAGCAAATTAGACTTTGAAATGTCAAAACCAGTTGATTTTGGAATTTGTGAATCTGGGGTATACATGCTGCTTACTTGGGTTGAAGGCGAAGACTTAGAAACAGCCATTCTAAAAAAGAATACAATGGAACAGTACAACCTTGGAATAAAATCTGGAAAAATACTTAAAAAAATCCATTCGTTAAATATCTCTTCAAACCTGGATTCATGGGAAAAAAGATTTAATAAAAAGATAGGCATGAAAATTAAAGCATATTTAGAATGCCCATTAAAATATGAAAATGGGGAGGTATTTATTGAATATATAAATCGCAATAGGCATTTATTAAAGGATATTAGATCAACACTGCAACATGGAGATTACCATGTTGGAAATATGATTTTGACAAATAACGACGATATTGCAATTATTGACTTCAATCGTTATGATTTTGGAGATCCATATGAAGAATTTAACCGAATTATATGGGATGTAGAAGTAAGTAAGCCATTTGCAGTGGGTAAACTAGATGGTTACTTTAATGGAAATATTCCCGAAAAGTTTTTCCAGTTACTTGCCCTCTACATATCCGTCAATACAATCTCTTCACTGCCTTGGGCAATTCCATTTGGCGAAGAACAGATTAACATCATGACAGAACAGGCTGCAAAAGCGCTTATTGATTATGATTATTTCAATACTGCAATTCCAAAATGGTATACTGATTCAAAATGCATGATTATCAAAGAATTCCAGGATAAAAAGTAA
- a CDS encoding AbiJ-NTD4 domain-containing protein, translating into MPSFSQRNGYKELNEDLFYECMPESLKTRIWNFIHENFLKYQTSDFLKVVCDEFLKYDLTDEWYMDNPITNVIKPKYRSLKWFEVYDLVEFCFDNIKYLEKDKKLTYHIHESSIWTQNEKWAYYLNKGFVQKQDSRGLAYLEYPFEKYLKERLKRYSVLFNTLMEKERASYRLIENNIVPITNTEEINEIKTALNPPEKYKFVGDHLKKALELYSNKEKPDYENSIKESISALESLAKIRLNNEKGTLGRLLPQLGLHEDFELGIKKLYSWTSDDKGGIRHGKKGDTGSYEAEARYMLVTCSTLSNYLISKLEK; encoded by the coding sequence TTGCCTAGCTTTTCACAACGAAACGGCTACAAAGAGCTGAATGAAGACTTATTTTATGAATGTATGCCTGAAAGTCTTAAAACCAGAATTTGGAATTTTATTCATGAAAATTTTTTAAAATACCAGACTTCGGATTTTTTAAAAGTAGTATGTGATGAATTTCTAAAATACGATCTTACTGATGAATGGTATATGGATAATCCGATTACAAATGTCATTAAACCAAAATACCGAAGTTTAAAATGGTTTGAAGTTTATGACCTTGTTGAATTCTGTTTTGATAATATAAAATATCTCGAAAAAGATAAAAAATTAACATATCACATCCATGAATCCTCAATATGGACACAAAATGAAAAATGGGCTTATTATCTAAATAAAGGATTTGTTCAAAAACAAGACTCCAGGGGACTTGCTTATTTAGAATATCCGTTTGAAAAATATCTCAAAGAAAGATTAAAACGATATTCAGTTCTTTTTAATACATTAATGGAAAAAGAAAGAGCTTCCTATCGACTTATCGAAAATAACATAGTTCCGATAACAAATACGGAAGAAATAAACGAAATTAAAACTGCTTTAAACCCTCCTGAAAAATATAAATTTGTCGGAGACCACCTAAAAAAGGCTTTAGAACTTTATTCGAACAAAGAAAAGCCAGATTATGAAAATTCAATAAAAGAATCCATTAGTGCTCTTGAATCCCTAGCTAAAATTAGATTAAATAATGAAAAAGGAACTTTGGGTAGGTTACTTCCACAATTGGGATTGCATGAAGACTTCGAACTTGGAATTAAAAAACTTTACAGCTGGACTTCTGATGATAAAGGTGGAATTAGACATGGTAAAAAAGGAGATACTGGAAGTTATGAAGCTGAAGCCCGATATATGCTTGTTACGTGTTCAACACTGTCAAATTATTTAATTTCGAAGCTTGAAAAATAA
- a CDS encoding type II toxin-antitoxin system mRNA interferase toxin, RelE/StbE family, producing MTYNIEISEDAYKAFKKLQKKNKKQLEIINKKIKEIMENPNHYKPLRNDMKGIRRVHIDKSFVLTYKIDGNTIIIIDFDHHDKIYLINLILESFE from the coding sequence ATGACTTATAATATTGAGATTTCAGAAGACGCTTATAAGGCATTTAAAAAACTTCAGAAGAAAAATAAAAAACAGCTTGAAATCATAAATAAAAAGATTAAAGAAATAATGGAAAACCCTAACCATTATAAACCACTTAGAAACGATATGAAAGGAATTCGAAGAGTCCATATCGATAAATCATTTGTTTTAACTTATAAAATAGACGGAAATACTATAATAATTATTGATTTCGATCATCATGACAAGATATATCTAATAAATTTGATTTTGGAAAGTTTTGAATAA
- the thiC gene encoding phosphomethylpyrimidine synthase produces the protein MTQMTDAKSGITTEEMKFVAKEEGMDVETLKNLIAKGYVVIPKNVNRTTKPVGIGDNLRTKVNVNLGTSPDFIDIACELKKVEISNKYGADAIMDLSTGGNLPEIRKEIIKNTNLPIGTVPIYEVGVDAKEKYGRVIDMDEDLIFNVIERQAKEGVDFMTLHCGITKQTVSALNNDPRKMGVVSRGGAFLTAYIMYHDKENPLYKEFDYLLELLKEHDVTLSLGDGMRPGCLQDNTDRAQIQELITLGELVDKCREKGVQVMVEGPGHVPYNNIEANMKIQKTLCKNAPFYVLGPIVTDLAPGYDHITAAIGGTLAAISGANFLCYVTPAEHVRLMKEEDVKEGLIASKIAAQAADVAKGHSIAWKLEKEMADARIKHDWERQFEIALDSDKPRKMREEIPSKDEKACSVCGDYCALLMVEELGKR, from the coding sequence ATGACCCAGATGACTGACGCAAAATCCGGAATTACTACCGAAGAGATGAAATTCGTAGCAAAAGAAGAAGGAATGGATGTTGAAACACTCAAAAACCTGATTGCGAAAGGATACGTCGTAATTCCAAAAAACGTAAACAGAACCACAAAACCAGTTGGAATTGGCGATAATTTAAGAACTAAAGTTAATGTAAATCTTGGAACTTCTCCAGATTTTATTGATATCGCTTGCGAACTTAAAAAAGTTGAAATTTCAAATAAATACGGTGCTGATGCGATTATGGATCTAAGTACCGGCGGAAATCTTCCAGAAATTAGAAAAGAGATTATTAAAAACACGAATCTTCCAATCGGAACCGTTCCAATCTATGAAGTTGGTGTCGATGCAAAAGAAAAGTATGGAAGAGTCATCGATATGGACGAGGATTTGATATTTAACGTAATTGAAAGGCAGGCAAAAGAAGGCGTTGACTTCATGACCCTTCACTGCGGAATTACAAAACAAACTGTCAGCGCTTTAAATAACGATCCAAGGAAAATGGGCGTTGTAAGCAGAGGCGGTGCATTTTTAACCGCGTACATCATGTACCACGATAAGGAAAACCCACTTTACAAAGAATTCGATTACTTGCTTGAACTTTTAAAAGAGCATGACGTAACTTTAAGCCTTGGAGATGGAATGAGACCGGGATGCTTACAGGACAATACAGACAGGGCCCAGATTCAAGAATTAATTACATTGGGAGAATTGGTTGACAAATGCAGAGAAAAAGGAGTTCAGGTAATGGTTGAAGGACCTGGACACGTTCCGTACAACAACATTGAAGCAAACATGAAAATTCAAAAAACACTCTGTAAAAATGCGCCATTCTATGTTTTAGGCCCAATCGTAACCGATTTAGCACCAGGATATGACCACATCACAGCAGCAATTGGAGGAACCCTTGCAGCAATAAGTGGGGCAAATTTCTTGTGTTATGTGACTCCCGCTGAACACGTAAGGCTCATGAAAGAAGAAGATGTAAAAGAAGGATTAATTGCATCAAAAATTGCCGCACAAGCAGCAGATGTTGCAAAAGGGCATTCAATCGCATGGAAACTTGAAAAAGAAATGGCTGATGCAAGAATAAAGCACGACTGGGAAAGGCAGTTTGAAATTGCGCTTGACAGCGATAAACCAAGAAAAATGAGAGAAGAAATTCCTTCAAAAGATGAAAAAGCTTGCAGTGTCTGTGGAGACTACTGCGCCCTTTTAATGGTCGAAGAACTTGGAAAAAGATAA
- a CDS encoding L-threonylcarbamoyladenylate synthase, which yields MKTFEISESNLKNYEKEIETAKKMLLGGKIILCGTDTLYGLSTNALDNKAIEKIYSIKERDPNKPISISLGEKEQIENYVYVDKMAKKIIEKFMPGPITVILKKKDIIPDILGKDDVGVRIPDNDVIRKIAVVPLTTTSANISGKTAPSSLEEVDSIIKEKVDLIIDTGPCKYKVQSTIVKVIDGKIELIREGKIPFEEILKAVKE from the coding sequence ATGAAAACTTTCGAGATTTCAGAAAGTAATCTCAAAAATTATGAAAAAGAGATAGAAACTGCAAAAAAAATGTTATTGGGCGGAAAAATTATTCTTTGCGGGACTGATACCCTTTACGGCCTTTCTACAAATGCATTAGATAATAAGGCAATTGAAAAAATCTATTCAATAAAAGAAAGGGATCCAAATAAGCCAATTTCGATAAGTCTCGGTGAAAAAGAGCAAATCGAAAATTACGTTTACGTTGACAAAATGGCAAAAAAAATAATTGAAAAGTTCATGCCTGGCCCAATTACAGTTATTTTAAAGAAAAAAGATATTATTCCTGATATTTTAGGAAAAGATGATGTAGGAGTTAGAATTCCTGATAACGACGTTATAAGAAAGATTGCAGTCGTTCCATTAACAACAACAAGTGCAAATATCAGCGGAAAAACTGCTCCATCATCGCTTGAGGAAGTTGATTCCATAATAAAAGAAAAAGTAGATTTAATAATCGATACAGGCCCATGTAAATACAAAGTGCAGTCTACGATTGTAAAAGTAATCGATGGAAAAATAGAATTAATAAGGGAAGGCAAAATCCCCTTTGAAGAGATTTTAAAAGCAGTAAAAGAATAA
- a CDS encoding MTAP family purine nucleoside phosphorylase: MIGIIGGTGISSILNKGEERIIDTKYGKSKVLIDKESDVVLLFRHGAEHNTPPHKINYRANICALKTLGVERIMALSSVGSLREDVVPGDFLIPNDFLEFTKARKSTFYDGDDGKVVHVDVTEPYCPELKEVTKEILKKRNYNFKEGVYVCTEGPRFETKTEIQIYKNWGHVVGMTAYPEVVLAREMEMCYTSICNVSNYAAGISKNVLTVDEVLETLKEMEDKILNVVDDFINYEFKERTCFCKSALENAVM; the protein is encoded by the coding sequence TTGATTGGAATTATCGGCGGAACAGGAATTTCTTCAATATTAAACAAGGGCGAAGAAAGAATAATCGATACAAAATATGGAAAATCTAAAGTTTTAATTGACAAAGAAAGCGATGTAGTTTTATTATTTAGACACGGGGCTGAACACAATACGCCTCCTCATAAAATAAATTACCGTGCAAACATTTGCGCTTTAAAGACGCTTGGCGTTGAAAGAATAATGGCATTAAGTTCGGTTGGGTCCTTACGTGAAGATGTAGTTCCTGGAGACTTTTTAATTCCAAACGACTTTTTAGAATTTACAAAAGCAAGAAAAAGCACATTTTATGATGGTGACGATGGAAAAGTTGTTCACGTTGATGTAACTGAACCTTACTGCCCAGAATTAAAAGAAGTTACAAAAGAAATTCTTAAAAAAAGAAACTACAATTTCAAAGAAGGAGTTTACGTCTGCACAGAAGGTCCTAGATTTGAAACAAAAACAGAAATTCAAATTTATAAAAATTGGGGGCACGTTGTTGGAATGACGGCATATCCAGAAGTAGTTTTAGCAAGAGAAATGGAAATGTGCTACACTTCAATCTGTAATGTTTCAAATTATGCCGCAGGTATTTCTAAAAACGTTTTAACAGTTGATGAAGTTTTGGAAACCCTGAAAGAAATGGAAGACAAAATTTTAAACGTTGTTGACGACTTTATTAATTATGAATTTAAGGAAAGAACGTGTTTTTGTAAATCTGCACTCGAAAACGCGGTAATGTAA
- a CDS encoding purine NTPase yields MNNKFNLRVRIILDKIRKTIENNNESGKNTLDNDKITLELGKLNNKVDGISKEVKGHSKTFKELEEGLPEYLENTNNNTEKILEHDATLEKILKYIEQENKTKEERELKIKELENRINDLEKINNNWNVMKTWTEKINAKINENDKKSSEKIKLMESKFNGIEKYINTERYKKTIKRETDNEQVLSILKNGRSQPKDLVKNFKGGTKALYDTLKRLEKSSAIIRKKDGKQVFYELKEK; encoded by the coding sequence GTGAATAATAAATTTAATTTAAGGGTGAGGATTATTTTAGATAAAATACGTAAAACAATTGAAAATAATAATGAAAGTGGGAAAAATACACTAGATAATGATAAAATAACGTTAGAGTTAGGCAAACTTAATAATAAAGTTGATGGAATTAGTAAAGAAGTAAAAGGGCATTCTAAAACCTTTAAAGAACTAGAAGAAGGGCTCCCAGAATACTTGGAAAATACAAATAACAATACAGAAAAAATCCTGGAACATGATGCAACATTAGAAAAGATATTGAAATATATCGAACAGGAAAATAAAACCAAAGAAGAAAGGGAATTGAAAATTAAGGAATTAGAAAACAGAATTAATGATTTAGAAAAAATAAATAATAACTGGAACGTTATGAAAACTTGGACCGAAAAAATAAATGCCAAAATAAATGAAAACGATAAAAAGAGTTCTGAAAAAATTAAATTAATGGAAAGTAAATTTAACGGAATTGAAAAGTATATTAATACAGAACGGTATAAAAAAACAATTAAACGAGAAACAGATAATGAACAAGTATTATCTATCTTAAAGAATGGCCGATCACAACCAAAAGACCTTGTAAAGAATTTTAAAGGCGGTACAAAAGCATTATATGATACATTAAAACGCCTGGAAAAAAGTAGTGCAATCATTAGGAAAAAGGATGGAAAACAGGTATTTTATGAATTAAAAGAGAAATAA
- a CDS encoding AAA family ATPase, with translation MLELKEIHIKNFRSIKDQIIRIPTSDNKYTMFFGVNGSGKSNILKSISVFDKPKTLNYVKDCNMEAQENNENIMFTYKFWLNSDDRINILTKISSIIPKNLASAISISGVNVILVKKPDNSETAVTYNLLTTYPDLSDYRINPTSNNHIINKNDVPAENSPNYISISKEKISQLVQNAVLEDLKKAIPKFIFWESSEKYLIGQPINLVNFKQNPNISVPLKNIFYLAGYEKNMNSILDQIMNKESARDNYESKLSDVATAHIQQLWPEHKIKIKVRLESTTCTVLTYDEDTPYRKMEMTERSDGFKQFMSILLNLSVQNKIESLKNNVIIIDEPEVHLHPSGVEYLRDELLNISKNNVVFLSTHSIFMVKKDLKNHLIVSKKNGNTIIEEIDVNFPIKEEVIYRALGTSLKNILGNNILVFEGPNDRKLYETFVKQVFDQKIINEVRCTDAGGTPEVLKWVKFFNTDIVPGFVVLDSDTAGRRVIEDVKEQNPEFMDNIFEILDLVKLKKNVATTEDLFPTDILDNAGSEIWGDGFKTPVDMPVLEYAKRFKTEKKSGSTDDFNEYKKKINELVIEDLKEINDKKKILEKYEVYNNFIQELHNKLDI, from the coding sequence TTGTTAGAATTGAAAGAAATACATATTAAGAATTTTAGAAGCATAAAAGATCAAATAATTAGAATTCCTACATCGGATAATAAATATACAATGTTTTTTGGAGTAAATGGTTCAGGAAAAAGTAATATTCTTAAATCGATTTCAGTTTTTGATAAACCAAAGACTTTGAATTATGTAAAAGATTGTAACATGGAAGCACAGGAAAACAATGAAAATATAATGTTTACCTATAAGTTTTGGCTTAATTCCGATGATCGTATCAATATTTTAACTAAAATTAGTTCTATTATTCCAAAAAATTTAGCAAGTGCTATTTCAATATCTGGGGTAAATGTAATATTGGTAAAAAAGCCGGATAATTCTGAAACGGCTGTAACATATAATTTATTGACTACGTATCCTGATTTATCGGATTATAGGATTAATCCAACTAGTAATAATCACATAATAAACAAAAATGATGTTCCCGCAGAAAATTCTCCAAATTATATATCCATATCAAAAGAAAAAATAAGTCAACTGGTTCAAAATGCCGTTTTAGAAGATTTAAAAAAAGCAATACCTAAATTTATATTTTGGGAATCTTCTGAAAAATATTTGATAGGCCAACCAATAAATTTGGTTAATTTTAAACAAAACCCGAATATATCTGTACCTTTGAAAAATATCTTTTATTTAGCAGGCTACGAAAAAAATATGAATTCCATATTGGATCAAATAATGAATAAGGAAAGTGCTCGGGATAATTATGAATCCAAATTATCAGATGTAGCTACGGCACACATACAACAATTATGGCCTGAACATAAAATCAAAATAAAAGTTAGATTGGAAAGTACGACCTGTACTGTTTTGACATATGATGAAGACACACCATATAGAAAAATGGAAATGACTGAAAGAAGTGATGGTTTTAAGCAGTTTATGTCGATTTTACTGAATCTTTCAGTACAAAATAAAATTGAATCATTGAAAAATAACGTAATAATAATTGATGAACCGGAAGTACATTTGCACCCTAGTGGCGTCGAATACTTAAGAGACGAACTTTTGAATATTTCCAAAAATAACGTGGTATTTTTATCAACCCATTCCATATTTATGGTTAAAAAAGATTTAAAAAATCACCTTATTGTATCTAAAAAAAATGGAAATACAATTATTGAAGAAATCGACGTGAATTTCCCAATAAAAGAAGAAGTAATATACCGAGCCTTAGGAACTTCTTTAAAAAATATATTGGGCAATAATATCCTTGTATTTGAGGGCCCCAATGACAGAAAACTCTATGAAACCTTTGTAAAACAGGTATTTGACCAAAAAATTATTAACGAGGTTAGATGTACTGATGCAGGAGGGACTCCTGAAGTATTAAAATGGGTTAAATTTTTTAATACAGATATAGTTCCAGGTTTTGTAGTGTTAGATTCAGATACTGCCGGAAGACGGGTTATTGAAGATGTTAAGGAACAAAATCCCGAATTTATGGACAATATTTTTGAAATTTTGGATTTAGTTAAATTAAAAAAGAATGTTGCAACTACTGAAGATTTATTTCCAACCGATATTTTAGATAATGCCGGATCCGAGATATGGGGTGATGGGTTTAAAACACCTGTAGATATGCCAGTTTTAGAATATGCAAAACGGTTTAAAACAGAGAAGAAATCCGGTTCAACAGACGATTTTAATGAATACAAGAAAAAAATAAATGAACTAGTTATTGAAGATCTAAAAGAAATTAATGACAAAAAGAAAATATTGGAAAAATACGAAGTTTATAATAACTTTATTCAGGAATTACACAATAAATTAGACATATAA